The Pseudomonas fragi DNA window TACCGCGACAATCGGCAGCATTTCCACGATCAGCAGCCAGGTGATTTCCAGCAGGCCGATGGTGCCTTCATTGATGCGGTGGGCCAGGCTGCCGGCAAAGTGCTCACCGAAATAGCGGGCCGAATGCTGCTGCAACCAGGCGAACAGGTCGCGCACGATGCGGATTTTTTGCAGCGGCCTGACCATGATCATGCACAGCGTGGCGCCCCGTGCACAGAGCAACTGCACCACTGCCAGGGCGAACAGCAGGCCCAGGGCAGGCAGGCTGGCCTGCAACAGATCGCCTTGTTGCCACGCGCCCTCACTGACCGCACCGGTGATGCGGCCGATGGCATAGGGCATCAGCGTGGCGGCCATCGCCGCGCCGACTTGCAACAGGGTTATGCCCCAGTACCAGCGCGGGTACAGGCGGATGTAATGCCACACCAGGGCCCAGGGCCGGTTGGGGGGGACGGTTATAGCGTCAAATTCGGACATGACATACCTGTCTTGTGAGCAATGCCAAAAAAGCCGTTTTCGCCGCGCAGCAAGGCGGGCGAACAGGGCGTACGCAGAAACACGGGATGCAGCTATCCGGCGCCCCTGCGAGCAAGGCGGGGCGTCAGGGTGCAGGGCTGGCTAAGTGTCGGTGCCCGGACAGCAGGTGCGGCCGGGGAGGCTCGCATGCAGGGCGCGGGGGGACCGGGAGCGGAGGGGGCTGGTTGGCGAGCGCACATCTGACATCGTTGAATTTCCTTATAACAGCGGGTCATCGACGGGACTTTTGGTCCGTCTTTGCACTGAATATGGACGGCTATACCGCCCTTGTTCGCAACTGGTGCGGGTTGCACCCCCTGGAAGCTGTGATTCCGGGGAAATAACTGCGAACGGCAAATACCAAGAAAAAACTGTGCCAAGTTGTGTCGGTCGAACATGAAGATTGTTTGGTGCAGGAGCACCGTGGTGCTGCAATCGCGGGTAAGCCCGCTCCCACAGGATATTCATCGACCAGGTGGGAGTGGGCTTGCTCGCGATTGAAGGCGACGCGGTTAACCGGGATTGATCAGGCTCTGGCGACAATGCAGGGTCAGCCAGGCGCCGCCGCTTTCGCGGTTGTTCACTTCCAGGCTGAAGCCGTGCAGGCTGACGATGGCCGCCACGATGGACAGGCCAAGGCCAAAGCCGCCGTGTTTGTCGTCGACCCGATAAAAGCGCTGGAACACTGCCACTCGCTCGGCCTCGGGGATGCCGGGGCCGGTATCCAGCACTTCGATGCGCGGGCTGCCGTTGTCGTCGGTGGCCCGCAGGATCACCTCACCACCCGGCGGGGTGAACTTGATCGAATTGCTCAGCAGGTTGGCCAGGGCTTCGAACAACAAGGCCCGGTCGCCCGTGAGGCCGGGCAGGGCGGCTGGCGTTTCGAGCTTCAGCGTCACCTGGCCCTCTTCGGCCAGCGGCAGGTAAAAATCGTACAGCTCCTGCAGCAGCGGCAGCGGGTCGAGTTGCAGGAAGCCTGAGCGACGCTGGTGATCTTCCAGCTCGGAGATGCGCAACAAACCGCGAAAGCGCGCCATCAGGGTGTCGGTTTCGCCGATCACTTCGTCCAGTTGCAACGCTTCGGCTGAACCTTCGACGGCTTGCTGACGCATCCGGTACAACTGGGCGCGCAAGCGGGTCAGCGGGGTGCGCAGGTCGTGGGCAATGTTGTCACACACGCCCTTGACCTCGTGCATCAGCAGTTCGATGCGATCGAGCATGGCATTGACGATGGCGGCCAGCATGTCCAGTTCGTCGCGCCGGTTGGACAGCGGCAGGCGGTAGGTCAAGTCGCCGGCAACAATGGCTTCGGCACTGGCCTGAATGGCCCGGATGCGTTGCAACGGGCGGCGGCGCAGCAAGTGCCAGCCGGCAATGCCGGGAATGATGGTCAGCGACAGGCCCCAGACCAGCGCATGCAAAATGATCCGCGTGACGGCAAACAGCGAGCCGTTGTCGCGCACCAGCACCAGCCAGCGGCCATCAGGGGTTTGCGTGGCGACGGCATCGCAGCTGTCTTGCGGCAGGTTGGGGTCATCGGAGTCGATACAGCTGCTCAGGGCATGGATCTGGCCGTCCAGCGGCAAGCCCTGAGGGATGGACTGGATCGGCCCGCTCAGCGGCTTGTGTTGCTCATCGAACAGGCCATAGGCATCCACTGCACGCATATCGAACGTCATGCTGGTGGCCAGTGCTTCATCCAGTTGTTCGCCTTCGAAGCGGGCAAACAGGTGCTGGCGCTGCATTAACGAATGCCTGGCCAGGTTGCCCAGGTAATCCGAGACTTCGTAATACAGCACCCCCATCAGGATGCAGCTCCAGGCCACAAACAGAAAACTGTACAGCGCCAGCAGCCGGCTGCTGGAAGAACGCCAGCCCTTAGAGGGGTTCGGCAATGACATAACCCGAGCCTCGAACAGTGCGAATCAGAGGCACCTGGCCCGGCGGATCGATTTTTTTGCGCAGGCGACCGATGTGCACATCGATCAGGTTGGTGCCCGGGTCGAAGTGATAGCCCCAGACTTCCTCGAAAATCATCATCCGCGAGAGAATCTGCCCGGTGTTGCGCATCAGGAATTCCAGCAACTTGTACTCGGTGGGCAGCAGGCTCAGCTGTTGCTCGCTGCGGCTGGCTTCGCGGGTAATCAGGTTGAGTTCGAGGTCAGAGACACGCAGTGAGGTTTCGTACTTGTCGGCCGGGCTTTTGCGCCGCAGCAACACTTCCACGCGGGCTGCCATCTCATCGCTGGCAAAGGGCTTGGTCAGGTAATCATCACCTCCGGCGCGCAGGCCGCGAACACGCTCATCGACATCGGAGAGGGCGCTGATCATCAAGATCGGTGTGCTCACGCCAATGGTGCGCAAGGTGGTGACAATCGCCAGGCCGTCCAGCTCGGGGAGCATGCGGTCGAGGGTGATCAGGTCGTAGTCGCCACTCACGGCGCGAACCAGGCCTTCGCGGCCATTGGCTACCCAATCAACCTCAAGGCCGTGGCTGGTCAATTCAGCCACGATTTCTTTCGCCGTTACGGCATCGTCTTCAATGGTCAAAATACGGGTCATACCGTCACCTGATGGGCTTTTTCAGCGGTGAGCACATTTTGCCCATAAAAAGCTGAAACGTTTCTGAATATTTCTTCATGTTCAGCAAGCCGTCAGAAAGCGTAGTTGAAATGACTGGGCTGGCGTGCTGATGATGTTCAGCAGGAACATCCGGATACATTTGCGGTATAACCCCCGCTGATAATTTTTTCAGGCGCTGTGTTTATGCAAAACCCCTCGCAACGGCCGCTGTGGCAGATCTACCTGATCTTCCTGGCGCCGATGGTCCTGTCCAATTTCCTGCAGAGCTTCTCCGGCACCCTCAACGGGATTTACGTTGGCCAGTTGCTGGGCACCCAGGCATTGGCTGCGGTGTCGGGGATGTTTCCCATCGTGTTCTTTTTTATCGCGCTGGTGATTGGCCTGGGAGCGGGGGCTTCAGTGTTGATCGGTCAGGCCTGGGGCGCGCGGGAAACCGCACTGGTCAAGCAGATTACCGGGGCAACCCTGACCCTTGGCGCGGCGATCGGCCTGGTCGCCGCGGTCCTCGGCAGCCTGCTGGCACGGCCTGCCTTGCAGGCGTTGGGCACCCCGGTTGACGTGCTGGAGGAGGCCGTCGGCTATGCCCGGGTGATGATGCTGATCATGCCGTTGCTGCTGGTCTTTATCCTGTTTACGCAGATTTTGCGCGGGGTCAGCGATACGGTTTCGCCGTTGCTGGCGCTGATGGTGTCTACGGCGGTGGGGTTGCTGCTGACCCCTGCACTGATCCTGGGCTGGGCTGGCCTGCCCACCCTGGGCATTCAAAGTGCGGCCTATGCGGGGCTGGTGGGTAACGTGCTGGCCATGCTGTTTCTGGTGTTGCGCCTGCGTCACAAGAATCATGTGATGGCCCCGGATCGTGAGCTGTGGGCTGCGCTGCGCCTCAACCGGGAGATCCTCGGCAAGGTGTTGCGCATTGGCTTGCCCACCGGGGTGCAGATGGTGGTGCTGTCGCTGTCGGAGCTGGTGATCCTGGCGCTGGTCAACAGCCACGGCTCCCAGGCCACCGCGGCTTATGGCGCGGTGACCCAGATCGTCAACTATGTGCAGTTTCCGGCGCTGTCGATTGCCATTACCGCTTCAATCCTCGGCGCCCAGGCCATTGGTGCCGGGCGCATCGAGCGCATCGGCCCGATCCTGCGCACCGGCTTGCTGATCAACCTGTGCCTGACCGGTGCCCTGGTGGTGCTCGGTTATGTGCTGTCGCACTGGTTGCTGGGCTTGTTTATCACCGATGTCGAGGCGCGGGTGCGGGCGGAGCATCTGCTGCATATCATGCTCTGGAGCGTGCTGGTATTTGGCTTCCAGGCGGTGATCGGCGGGATCATGCGCGCCAGTGGGGTGGTGCTGGTGCCCATGGGGATCACGATTTTCTGCGTGCTGTGTATCGAACTGCCGGCGGCTTATGTACTGGATGCTCACTATGGCCTGCAGGGCGTGTGGATGGCGTTTCCGGTGACTTATGTGGCCATGCTGGTGCTGCAGACTGCGTATTACCGGTTGGTATGGCGGCACAAGCAGATCCAGCGGCTGGTTTGAGCCAGCCTCACACAATCCCGCCCCTCTGTTGGGGCGGGCTCGCTCGCGATGGCTTCCCTGCGGTTAACCTGACCCCGCGTATCGCCTGAATCGCAGGCAAGCCAGCTCCGACATGACCCTCACCCCTTGACCATCAACTCACTAGGCCATTTGGACGATGTGCCTGTGACTCACCAGTCCGATTATCGAAGCCAGGTTCTGGACGCCTCGCCGAGGCCGCCACCAGAGCATCCACGATAATAAAAAGAGGACTGGCCGCATGAATTCTGCCCAGCAACTGAATCGTGCAGCGAGGCATCGACCATGCGCTCAATGATTGGCTATGGGGTGTGCCTGATCGTCGCTGTCACCATCGCGTTTACCTTCTCTCCCCGTCATGGCGCCGATGTCGCCTCAGCCCAGTTGCGCCCGGATCGCCTGCAGATCAATGGCATGCTGTATCTGGATCAACGTGTGGTGGCGGTCGGTGAGCGCGGCAATATTTTGCTCAGCGATGATCAGGGGCTGTCCTGGCAACCTGCTGCGGTCAAGCCGCAACGTGACCTGACCCTCACCGCGCTGGTGGCCTTGCAGGACAAGAGCTTGCTGGCAGTCGGTCATGATGGCTGGATCCTGCGCTCCGAAGATGAGGGCGCAAACTGGTCCGAGGTACGCTATGACGGTGATGTCGCCGAACCCTTGTTGGGTATCTGGAGTGCCGGTGGCAAGCGGGTGTTGGCCTTTGGCAGCTTCGGCAAGTTTTACCAGTCAGAAGACGATGGCCGCTCCTGGCAGGCCCAGCCGTTGGAGGTGGACAGCGCACACCTCAATGGTATGGACGGGGGTGCCGATGGCCGCCGCATGGTGGTCGGCGAGCAGGGGCTGGTGCTGCGCAGCGACGACGCCGGGCACAGCTGGCAGAAGCTGGAGCCTTTCTACAACGGTTCGCTGTTTGGCGTGGTGCGCCTGAGCCCTGATCGCTGGGTGACTTACGGCATGCGCGGCCATGTGTTTGTCAGCCAGGATTTTGGCCGCACCTGGGAGCCGGTGAAGGTGGGCAATCAGTTGCCGCTTTATGGTCACGCACTGTTGCCCAATGGCGGCGGTCTGCTGATTGTCGGTGCGGGCAGCTCGCTGGTGCGCCTGGACGGCAATGGCGAACTGGTCAGCGCCACTCGCCTGCCCGGTTTGGGTACGTTGACCTCGGCGGTCCTGATCGGCTCCCGGCGTTTACTGGTGGGCGGCGAGCGTGGTGTGTTCCAGGGTGCCGACGGCGGCGTTGCTGCACTGGGAGGTGCCCGTGAGTGAACATAAAAGCACGATAAACCGTATGGTCGAACGTGTTGCCGACCTGTTGATGACCTGGCGCAAGGGCTTGCTGGCGCTGTTTGTTTTATTGACCCTGGCCCTGGGCTACAGCGCCACGCACACCCAGCTGGACCCGGGCTTTAACAAGCAGATCCCGGTGCGCAACGCCTTTATGGTCAACTTTCTCAATTTCAGCCAGTACTTCACCGGCGCCAACCGCTTTCTGGTCAGTGTGAAGTGGAAGGGCGAGGGCGATATCTACAACCCCGAGTACCTCGACACCCTGAGCAAGGTCACCAATGACGTTTTCTTCATCAATGGCGTCAGCCGCGCCAGTGTGACGTCGCTGTTCACCGCCAATGTGCGCTATATCGAAATCACCGAAGACGGTTTTTTCGGCGACGTCGTGGTGCCGCCACGCTTTACCGGTTCGGCCGATGAGCTGTCCCAGGTGCGCAATAACGTCGCCCGCTCCGGGCAGGTCGGGCGCCTGGTGGCCAATGACCTGACCTCCTCGATGGTGCGTGCTGACTTGCAGGACCTCGATCCGCAAACCGGCAAGTCGGTGTCCTATGCCGAAGTGGCCAGGCAACTTGAGGCGATTCGCGCCAAGTACAGCAATGACGATATCGAGATCAATATCGTCGGCTTCGCCAAGCTGGTGGGGGATGTGATTGAAGGGCTGACCACCGTGATCGGCTTCTTTGTGATTGCCTTTGTGATCACCGCGCTGATGCTGTGGCTGTACTCGCGCTCTTGGCGCCTGACCCTGGTGGCCCTGGCGGTGGCCCTGCTGCCGGTGGTCTGGCTGCTGGGGCTGCTGCCGTTGCTGGGGCTGGGCATCGACCCGATGTCGATTCTGGTGCCGTTCTTGATCTTCTCCATCGGCGTGTCCCATGCGGTGCAGATGACCAACGCCTGGAAGCAGGATGTGCTTGCAGGCAGTTCTTCGATAGAAGCGGCCCGGGGCGCCTTTTGCAAGATTTTCATCCCCGGTTCTCTGGCGCTGCTGATGAACGCCCTGGGCTTCGGCGTGATCATGCTGATCGATATTCCCATCGTCCATGAACTGGGGGTGACCGCCTGCATCGGCGTGATGCTGATGATCATCACCAATAAGCTGATGCTGCCGATCATCCTTTCATACCTCAAGCTTGAGCCGGGCGCGATGGCACAGGGGCTCAAGGTGCAGGGCAAGCACGCTTTGTGGTGGCGGCTGTCGGCGCTGGCCGAGCCAAAGCCTGCGCTGGCGGTGTTTGTGCTCAGCCTGTTGCTGCTCGGTGTCGGTGCCTGGAAGGCCCGGGATCTGGCAGTGGGCGATATCGGCGTGGGTGCGCCGGAACTGCGCGCCGATTCGCGCTACAACCAGGACAACCAGAAGATCATCAACAGCTATTCCATCGGCCTGGATGTGATGTCGGTGTTCGTACAGGTCAAGGGTATCGAGGAAGGCTGCCTGGCGCCGCAAGTGATGCGTGCCATTGAGTCCTTCGACTTCCAGATCCGCAGCGTGGCCGGTGTGCAGTCGGTGCAGAGCGTGGCGGGCATGGGCAAAGCCGTGATTGCCGGCAATAACGAAGGCAACCCGCGCTGGTCGGCGATTCCGGGCTCCGAGCGCGGCCTGAGCCAGGGTTCGCGCGCTTACATGCCGGACGACGGGCTGGTGACCGAAAGTTGCCAGCGCATGCAGATCCTGGTGTTCCTCACCGATCACGAAGGCTCGACGGTGAGCCATGTGGTGGACGAAACCCAACGCATCATCGCCGGGTTGCAGGGGCCCAATGTGGAGTTCCTGCTGGCGGGGGGCAACGTGGGGGTGATGGCGGCGTCCAACGAGGCCGTCAAGCAGGCCGAGGTGGTGATGCTCGCGGCGCTGTTCGGCTCGGTGGCACTGTTCTGCTGGCTGACCTTTGGTTCATTGCGCGCGGTGCTGTGCATTCTGGTGCCGCTGGCGATTGTCGCCATCCTCTGCAATGCGCTGATGGCGACCCTGGGCATCGGCCTGAAGGTTGCGACCTTGCCGGTGATGGCGCTGGGTGTCGGGGTAGGGGTCGATTACGGGATTTATCTATATGAGCGCATTGCCCATGAGATGGCCGATGGCAAGGACCTGCGCCATGCCTTCTACCAGGCCATGTGCCAACGGGGTACGGCGGCGGTGTTTACCGCGTTGACCATGTCCATCGGCGTGTGTACCTGGGCCTTTGCTCCGTTGAAGTTCCAGGCCGACATGGGCGTGCTGCTGTCCTTCATGTTCCTGGTCAACGTGCTCGGCGCAATCTTCCTGCTGCCTGCACTGGCGGCCTGGTTCAATCTGGGGCGACCGCTGGTCAAAGCCCAGAATGCAGTCGCGCAGGTGCCTGCCGGGCATTACCCGCTCAAGCCGAGCGTCGCCGCCAAGGACTCGTCAAACCGCTGAAACAGACCCCTTGCCGGGCTTGTATGAGGGCAAGCATACAGACACACTGAGTCGCTTTTGCGCAGCTTTACGGATGTGGCGCAAAGGTTCACCGCGAGTCATAAGAACAATAAAAAGGGCCGGTCTTGAACCTGGCCCAATGCGAGGAAATGTCCGTGGATACAGTGACCTTGAATCACCAGACCCTGGCCGGTCTTGGGCTTGAACTGGCCGATTACGATCAAATGGTTGGCAGCTTCTACGATGGCGCGCTGGACCCCAAGGTCATGGGCCGTACCCTGTGTGCCGTGCGCAAAATGTTTCAGGCCAACTACGCGACCCTGATTCTGCGGGTGCCTGATCA harbors:
- a CDS encoding sensor histidine kinase; translated protein: MSLPNPSKGWRSSSSRLLALYSFLFVAWSCILMGVLYYEVSDYLGNLARHSLMQRQHLFARFEGEQLDEALATSMTFDMRAVDAYGLFDEQHKPLSGPIQSIPQGLPLDGQIHALSSCIDSDDPNLPQDSCDAVATQTPDGRWLVLVRDNGSLFAVTRIILHALVWGLSLTIIPGIAGWHLLRRRPLQRIRAIQASAEAIVAGDLTYRLPLSNRRDELDMLAAIVNAMLDRIELLMHEVKGVCDNIAHDLRTPLTRLRAQLYRMRQQAVEGSAEALQLDEVIGETDTLMARFRGLLRISELEDHQRRSGFLQLDPLPLLQELYDFYLPLAEEGQVTLKLETPAALPGLTGDRALLFEALANLLSNSIKFTPPGGEVILRATDDNGSPRIEVLDTGPGIPEAERVAVFQRFYRVDDKHGGFGLGLSIVAAIVSLHGFSLEVNNRESGGAWLTLHCRQSLINPG
- a CDS encoding response regulator transcription factor, translated to MTRILTIEDDAVTAKEIVAELTSHGLEVDWVANGREGLVRAVSGDYDLITLDRMLPELDGLAIVTTLRTIGVSTPILMISALSDVDERVRGLRAGGDDYLTKPFASDEMAARVEVLLRRKSPADKYETSLRVSDLELNLITREASRSEQQLSLLPTEYKLLEFLMRNTGQILSRMMIFEEVWGYHFDPGTNLIDVHIGRLRKKIDPPGQVPLIRTVRGSGYVIAEPL
- a CDS encoding MATE family efflux transporter, which codes for MQNPSQRPLWQIYLIFLAPMVLSNFLQSFSGTLNGIYVGQLLGTQALAAVSGMFPIVFFFIALVIGLGAGASVLIGQAWGARETALVKQITGATLTLGAAIGLVAAVLGSLLARPALQALGTPVDVLEEAVGYARVMMLIMPLLLVFILFTQILRGVSDTVSPLLALMVSTAVGLLLTPALILGWAGLPTLGIQSAAYAGLVGNVLAMLFLVLRLRHKNHVMAPDRELWAALRLNREILGKVLRIGLPTGVQMVVLSLSELVILALVNSHGSQATAAYGAVTQIVNYVQFPALSIAITASILGAQAIGAGRIERIGPILRTGLLINLCLTGALVVLGYVLSHWLLGLFITDVEARVRAEHLLHIMLWSVLVFGFQAVIGGIMRASGVVLVPMGITIFCVLCIELPAAYVLDAHYGLQGVWMAFPVTYVAMLVLQTAYYRLVWRHKQIQRLV
- a CDS encoding WD40/YVTN/BNR-like repeat-containing protein, coding for MRSMIGYGVCLIVAVTIAFTFSPRHGADVASAQLRPDRLQINGMLYLDQRVVAVGERGNILLSDDQGLSWQPAAVKPQRDLTLTALVALQDKSLLAVGHDGWILRSEDEGANWSEVRYDGDVAEPLLGIWSAGGKRVLAFGSFGKFYQSEDDGRSWQAQPLEVDSAHLNGMDGGADGRRMVVGEQGLVLRSDDAGHSWQKLEPFYNGSLFGVVRLSPDRWVTYGMRGHVFVSQDFGRTWEPVKVGNQLPLYGHALLPNGGGLLIVGAGSSLVRLDGNGELVSATRLPGLGTLTSAVLIGSRRLLVGGERGVFQGADGGVAALGGARE
- a CDS encoding efflux RND transporter permease subunit, whose product is MVERVADLLMTWRKGLLALFVLLTLALGYSATHTQLDPGFNKQIPVRNAFMVNFLNFSQYFTGANRFLVSVKWKGEGDIYNPEYLDTLSKVTNDVFFINGVSRASVTSLFTANVRYIEITEDGFFGDVVVPPRFTGSADELSQVRNNVARSGQVGRLVANDLTSSMVRADLQDLDPQTGKSVSYAEVARQLEAIRAKYSNDDIEINIVGFAKLVGDVIEGLTTVIGFFVIAFVITALMLWLYSRSWRLTLVALAVALLPVVWLLGLLPLLGLGIDPMSILVPFLIFSIGVSHAVQMTNAWKQDVLAGSSSIEAARGAFCKIFIPGSLALLMNALGFGVIMLIDIPIVHELGVTACIGVMLMIITNKLMLPIILSYLKLEPGAMAQGLKVQGKHALWWRLSALAEPKPALAVFVLSLLLLGVGAWKARDLAVGDIGVGAPELRADSRYNQDNQKIINSYSIGLDVMSVFVQVKGIEEGCLAPQVMRAIESFDFQIRSVAGVQSVQSVAGMGKAVIAGNNEGNPRWSAIPGSERGLSQGSRAYMPDDGLVTESCQRMQILVFLTDHEGSTVSHVVDETQRIIAGLQGPNVEFLLAGGNVGVMAASNEAVKQAEVVMLAALFGSVALFCWLTFGSLRAVLCILVPLAIVAILCNALMATLGIGLKVATLPVMALGVGVGVDYGIYLYERIAHEMADGKDLRHAFYQAMCQRGTAAVFTALTMSIGVCTWAFAPLKFQADMGVLLSFMFLVNVLGAIFLLPALAAWFNLGRPLVKAQNAVAQVPAGHYPLKPSVAAKDSSNR